The following coding sequences lie in one Anoplolepis gracilipes chromosome 4, ASM4749672v1, whole genome shotgun sequence genomic window:
- the LOC140664992 gene encoding uncharacterized protein, whose translation MEGVAKIPARILGTWKLQEKKSLEQRWIALLHERPSTFEERTISAVLPCLKEWLDRAWGNSTFRMTQVLFGHGCFGEYLYRIGREASEACHHCGHEKDTAQHTL comes from the coding sequence ATGGAAGGAGTCGCCAAGATCCCGGCCAGGATACTGGGCACTTGGAAGCTCCAGGAGAAAAAGTCCCTCGAGCAGCGATGGATCGCGTTGCTGCACGAGCGCCCCTCAACATTTGAGGAGAGGACTATATCGGCCGTCCTGCCCTGTCTGAAAGAGTGGCTGGACAGGGCGTGGGGCAACAGTACGTTTAGGATGACACAGGTGCTCTTCGGACATGGGTGTTTCGGAGAGTACCTGTACCGCATCGGACGGGAGGCaagcgaggcctgccaccacTGCGGTCACGAGAAGGACACCGCGCAACACACCCTTTAA
- the LOC140664991 gene encoding uncharacterized protein: MTWGSPRTDRRGVAVEEWAATLDLRLLNEGGISTCVRERGESVVDLIWASPATLNKVLGWKVATEVETLSDHRYIVYGLVVTPEQVLQRRRLRETTSPRRWSTKKMNEDAFMASILSATWLGRGESGEADRDIEQEVEWIRGAMSDACDGSMPRIKAGPQGRRAAYWWTGEIAELRRSSVHQRRKYARAKKKDRPVEEVRGLYQAYRVARDALRLEIKKAKARAWDELLSHLEENPWGRPYQMVLGKLRNRGPPATETLSPEALDRVVGGLFPQSEEEDTPFPIFARGGPEWSEDWRSRGKKWRGAGGDSAAPRPPDPMDSLGRHGLEPLR, encoded by the coding sequence ATGACGTGGGGTTCCCCGAGGACGGACCGCCGAGGTGTCGCGGTCGAAGAGTGGGCCGCGACACTGGATTTAAGGCTGCTGAACGAGGGAGGGATAAGCACCTGCGTACGGGAAAGGGGAGAGTCGGTGGTGGACCTTATCTGGGCCTCCCCAGCGACCCTCAACAAGGTGCTAGGGTGGAAGGTGGCCACGGAGGTCGAGACCTTGTCAGATCATAGGTACATAGTCTACGGCCTCGTGGTCACACCCGAGCAGGTGCTCCAGCGTCGACGGCTGAGAGAGACGACCTCTCCTAGGCGCTGGAGCACAAAGAAAATGAACGAGGACGCCTTTATGGCCTCGATCCTTTCGGCCACGTGGCTGGGGAGAGGAGAATCGGGAGAGGCCGATAGGGACATAGAGCAGGAAGTCGAGTGGATCCGGGGCGCCATGTCTGATGCATGTGACGGGTCAATGCCCCGGATCAAGGCTGGTCCGCAAGGCCGTAGAGCGGCGTACTGGTGGACCGGGGAGATCGCGGAATTGCGGCGGTCATCGGTCCATCAAAGGAGGAAATACGCCCGGGCCAAGAAGAAGGATAGGCCGGTAGAGGAAGTTAGAGGCCTCTACCAGGCGTACAGAGTGGCCAGGGACGCCCTACgcctggaaataaaaaaagcgaaagCTAGGGCGTGGGACGAGCTCCTCTCGCACTTGGAAGAGAACCCTTGGGGACGGCCATACCAAATGGTGCTCGGGAAGCTTCGCAATAGAGGGCCACCGGCTACGGAGACCCTTTCCCCGGAAGCCCTGGACCGGGTGGTCGGAGGGCTCTTTCCCCAGTCTGAGGAGGAGGATACCCCCTTCCCCATCTTTGCGAGGGGAGGACCCGAATGGTCAGAGGACTGGCGGTCTCGGGGGAAGAAATGGAGAGGTGCAGGCGGAGACTCCGCGGCACCAAGGCCCCCGGACCCGATGGACTCCCTAGGAAGGCATGGGCTGGAGCCTTTGAGGTGA
- the LOC140664990 gene encoding uncharacterized protein, whose protein sequence is MGTVNAVALYECPIWATDLVAMRYAKDKFRRIQRSMAVRVIRAYRTVSHAAATVLAGSPPLEFLTAMYAERYNWERGLRRGHGPLPARVKKTIRIHAQRSMVERWSAHLSDPKTAG, encoded by the coding sequence ATGGGCACCGTAAATGCGGTGGCCCTGTATGAATGCCCAATATGGGCGACGGATCTCGTGGCCATGCGTTATGCAAAGGACAAGTTCCGACGCATACAGCGCAGCATGGCCGTGAGGGTGATAAGGGCCTACCGCACGGTGTCCCATGCGGCGGCCACGGTCCTGGCGGGTTCGCCCCCCTTGGAGTTCCTGACCGCAATGTACGCGGAGCGGTATAATTGGGAAAGGGGGCTCAGGAGGGGTCATGGCCCTCTACCAGCCAGGGTCAAGAAGACCATCCGAATCCACGCCCAGCGGTCTATGGTGGAGAGATGGAGTGCCCACCTATCTGACCCGAAGACTGCGGGTTAA